Proteins co-encoded in one Paracrocinitomix mangrovi genomic window:
- a CDS encoding DUF4348 domain-containing protein — protein sequence MKQLYYLFIALIFVSCQSDPIEEENGANNNDTITEQSIIDSTLEDDGQTFGQFFNDFIWDREGQQNHIEYPIQQGDKLITFPEDWEYEPFFTQRSYVPVLNSDDKHSRSLKTEEEDVTVSFIYFLTEEAQNYYFTKYSGEWMLRKIDRTPLNQINDARFIDFITQFSLDSVYQISHIQFPLPDHYPDDEYANVEDTLYQDEWKYFNMLEEIEGLMYYNEPTNSNIRYINYNGVENGISLHYTFERIDNEWKLVMIEDFST from the coding sequence ATGAAACAACTATATTATCTATTCATTGCCCTAATTTTTGTTTCGTGTCAATCAGATCCGATTGAAGAAGAAAATGGCGCAAACAACAATGACACAATTACTGAACAATCAATTATTGACAGTACACTTGAAGATGACGGTCAAACTTTTGGTCAGTTCTTTAATGATTTTATTTGGGATAGAGAGGGACAACAAAATCATATAGAATATCCCATTCAACAAGGTGACAAATTAATCACCTTTCCTGAAGACTGGGAATATGAGCCATTTTTCACACAAAGATCTTACGTACCTGTTTTAAATTCTGACGACAAGCATTCAAGAAGTCTCAAAACAGAAGAAGAAGATGTCACAGTTTCATTTATTTATTTTCTAACTGAAGAAGCACAGAACTATTACTTTACCAAATATTCTGGAGAATGGATGTTACGCAAAATAGACCGCACCCCTCTCAATCAAATAAATGATGCCAGGTTCATTGATTTTATCACACAATTTTCGCTGGATTCAGTTTATCAAATCTCTCATATACAATTTCCATTGCCTGATCATTATCCTGATGATGAATACGCCAATGTGGAAGACACGCTTTATCAAGACGAATGGAAATACTTCAACATGCTTGAAGAAATTGAAGGATTGATGTATTATAACGAACCTACCAACAGCAATATCAGGTATATCAACTACAATGGTGTCGAGAATGGTATCTCGTTACATTATACATTTGAACGAATTGACAACGAATGGAAATTAGTGATGATTGAAGATTTTTCTACTTGA
- a CDS encoding acyltransferase family protein, translated as MKYIKGYDTLRAFSIILVLINHLGVLQFLPETDFYRQRVWLLVSGTTGVQIFFTLSGFLITRILLQELNEHRSIKFVYFYIRRFLRLLPPLIIFYTVVAILMSQNMLRPSAHSFLLSFAYMYNFVPNKLYIPELGHTWSLALEEQYYLIWPFIINFLNKKLIYVFIALIIMACFAALYIYPQYYFVNHYKTERWFIPAVAPVIIGSLAALLINQKDAVFGPYFKQKYASVLVGLLLFLFPLYTPFIKPSFIVQSIGISLFLVWLLYNQESRLTAILNNKLTSYIGRISYGIYVYQGLFLRTSPGGELWIQKFPQNIILTLLVAILSFELIEKAVLKRKRNFSRAK; from the coding sequence ATGAAATACATCAAGGGATACGATACTTTAAGGGCCTTTTCTATCATACTGGTTCTGATCAATCACCTTGGCGTATTGCAATTTTTACCTGAGACAGATTTTTACCGACAAAGAGTTTGGCTGCTAGTTTCAGGAACTACCGGAGTTCAAATCTTCTTTACTTTAAGTGGTTTTTTAATCACAAGAATTTTATTACAAGAACTCAATGAACACAGGAGTATCAAGTTTGTTTATTTCTACATCAGACGATTCTTGAGATTACTTCCTCCACTGATTATTTTCTACACGGTGGTGGCAATACTCATGAGCCAAAACATGCTCCGCCCTTCGGCTCATAGCTTTCTTTTGTCTTTTGCTTATATGTACAATTTTGTTCCCAACAAACTCTACATCCCTGAATTAGGACACACCTGGTCATTGGCATTGGAGGAACAGTATTACTTAATTTGGCCATTTATTATCAACTTCTTGAATAAGAAATTGATTTACGTATTTATCGCGTTGATTATCATGGCTTGTTTCGCAGCTTTGTACATCTATCCTCAATATTACTTTGTCAACCATTATAAGACAGAACGTTGGTTCATTCCTGCTGTTGCTCCTGTAATAATTGGATCTTTGGCAGCTCTTTTAATCAACCAAAAAGATGCTGTTTTTGGTCCATATTTCAAGCAAAAGTATGCGTCAGTGTTGGTAGGATTGTTACTGTTTTTATTTCCCCTTTACACACCATTTATAAAACCAAGTTTTATCGTTCAATCAATTGGTATTTCCTTGTTTTTAGTTTGGTTGTTGTACAATCAAGAATCTAGGTTAACTGCAATTTTAAACAATAAACTCACCTCTTACATTGGTCGTATCTCCTACGGAATTTATGTTTATCAAGGTTTATTCTTGCGCACCAGCCCGGGCGGAGAATTATGGATTCAAAAATTTCCTCAAAACATCATTCTTACTTTGTTGGTGGCTATTTTATCCTTTGAATTGATTGAAAAGGCAGTTTTGAAACGCAAAAGAAATTTCAGTAGAGCTAAGTAA
- a CDS encoding APC family permease, with the protein MDKERKKLNQLASTAICGNDISSSVLYVSALSIGFAGQYAWITLLIVSLILFLFRRIYGEVVGALPLNGGAYNALLNTTSKSTASFAATLTILSYMATAVISANEAIHYLHHIIPSMPIIIMTIVLLGIFATLTILGITESAKVAIGIFLFHLASLLLLSGFIAYYLMQNGISTFTDNWNTPLSDGKSIATAIFFGFAASMLGVSGFESSANFVEEQQKGVFPKTLRNMWAIVSVINPLMAVFALALFAIPTLQSDSYQETLLVEMGQEVGGNGIATLISIDAFLVLSGAVLTSFVGVSGLLERMTLDRIMPPFFLKKNKRGSSYRIIIMFFIMSISVLLITEGNVALLAGVYTISFLSVMALFGIGNILLKIRRKRLPRPEKASWLAVLIGIAGVITALIGNIVLPPKDDLPSNLRVFMYYFIPSILFVIAMLNRTMLLKLILRILEASYRPIQGFFVKVDKRIKKTIDKINSQEFVFFTKGDSIETLNKVMLYISDNEHTKRLKIVIVENDKVKIPPKFEDEIDFLDREYPKIDIEFIVENGEFSPDLIENLSEKWNIPINFMFIGSPGDKFPYKVSELGGVRLII; encoded by the coding sequence ATGGACAAAGAACGTAAAAAGCTAAATCAACTAGCTTCAACGGCAATTTGTGGTAATGATATCAGCTCATCTGTATTGTATGTTTCAGCATTATCTATAGGATTTGCTGGTCAATATGCCTGGATCACCCTACTTATTGTTTCATTGATTTTATTCCTTTTCAGAAGAATTTATGGAGAGGTTGTAGGTGCTTTGCCATTAAATGGTGGAGCCTACAATGCTTTGTTGAACACTACAAGTAAATCAACTGCTTCTTTTGCTGCAACATTGACCATTTTATCATACATGGCAACTGCAGTTATTTCTGCCAATGAAGCTATACATTACCTGCATCACATCATCCCTTCCATGCCCATCATTATCATGACGATTGTTTTATTGGGAATATTTGCAACGCTTACAATTCTTGGAATTACAGAATCTGCCAAAGTAGCAATAGGAATCTTTTTGTTTCATCTAGCTTCCTTGTTACTGTTAAGTGGATTTATCGCGTACTATTTGATGCAGAATGGTATTTCAACCTTTACTGATAATTGGAACACACCTCTCTCGGATGGAAAGTCAATTGCTACAGCTATTTTCTTTGGTTTTGCAGCCTCCATGCTAGGAGTTTCAGGCTTTGAAAGTTCTGCCAACTTTGTAGAAGAACAACAAAAAGGAGTGTTTCCAAAAACATTGAGAAACATGTGGGCAATTGTGAGCGTGATAAATCCGTTAATGGCTGTTTTTGCTCTGGCGCTCTTTGCTATCCCTACCCTACAATCAGATTCTTATCAAGAAACGCTTCTGGTTGAAATGGGGCAAGAAGTTGGTGGTAATGGTATTGCTACTTTAATATCCATAGATGCATTCCTGGTTTTAAGCGGTGCCGTATTAACCAGTTTTGTCGGTGTATCAGGATTATTGGAGCGAATGACGTTAGATAGAATTATGCCTCCATTTTTCTTGAAAAAGAACAAAAGAGGAAGCTCTTATCGCATCATTATCATGTTCTTTATCATGTCCATATCTGTATTGTTGATTACAGAAGGAAATGTAGCGCTTTTAGCAGGTGTTTATACCATCTCATTTCTCTCTGTGATGGCCCTTTTTGGTATCGGAAATATACTTTTGAAAATTCGTCGTAAACGACTTCCACGTCCCGAAAAAGCATCATGGCTGGCAGTACTGATTGGGATTGCGGGTGTAATAACCGCTTTGATTGGGAACATTGTTTTGCCTCCAAAAGACGATTTACCAAGTAACCTGAGGGTGTTTATGTATTACTTCATCCCCTCTATTCTATTTGTAATAGCAATGCTCAACAGAACCATGCTTTTAAAGTTAATTCTGCGGATTTTGGAAGCCTCTTATAGGCCTATTCAAGGTTTTTTTGTGAAGGTGGATAAAAGGATCAAAAAAACGATTGATAAAATCAACTCGCAAGAATTTGTGTTTTTCACGAAAGGAGATAGTATCGAAACCTTGAACAAAGTGATGCTTTATATTTCAGATAATGAACACACCAAAAGACTTAAGATTGTTATTGTTGAAAATGACAAAGTAAAAATACCACCTAAATTCGAGGATGAAATAGATTTCCTGGACAGAGAATATCCCAAAATTGACATTGAATTTATTGTAGAAAATGGTGAATTCTCGCCTGATTTAATTGAGAATTTGTCAGAAAAATGGAACATCCCTATCAACTTTATGTTCATAGGTTCTCCGGGAGATAAATTCCCTTATAAGGTTTCAGAGCTTGGTGGTGTTAGGTTGATTATTTAG
- a CDS encoding XAC2610-related protein, whose product MKLIPYLLLLILLFSCDETSKKSEGKEEHIELITAPTYNLEDTLSTFLTTALLQDTLEQDNYDPFYFFKSGHLFTDTANHAIFIKEVEGLFVMDIWKQEDNFWLNTGHIDTLPSSLLSFNISFIDFNFDGYNDIFINTSCSNGYAMIRGYLIIVDPINKSLFYHNEVADFANFSVDSKRKIVIAEQFTECNSSFKSPPDEVHFKWKDSLLVEVNRINKCR is encoded by the coding sequence ATGAAACTGATTCCATATTTACTTTTGCTTATTTTACTCTTTTCTTGTGACGAAACCTCCAAAAAATCAGAAGGAAAGGAAGAACACATTGAGTTGATAACAGCTCCAACTTATAATCTGGAAGATACTTTATCTACTTTTCTTACCACTGCACTTTTGCAGGATACTTTAGAACAAGACAATTACGACCCTTTTTATTTTTTTAAATCCGGACATCTGTTTACAGACACAGCTAATCACGCCATATTTATCAAAGAAGTTGAAGGATTATTTGTGATGGATATATGGAAACAGGAAGATAATTTTTGGCTCAACACAGGTCATATTGATACACTCCCCTCTAGTCTATTATCTTTTAATATCTCATTCATTGACTTCAATTTTGACGGATACAATGACATTTTTATCAATACCTCTTGTTCCAATGGATATGCCATGATCAGGGGATATCTTATCATAGTTGATCCTATAAACAAATCATTATTTTACCACAATGAAGTGGCTGATTTTGCCAATTTTAGTGTTGATTCAAAAAGAAAAATTGTCATTGCAGAACAGTTTACTGAATGCAACTCCTCATTTAAATCACCACCGGATGAAGTTCATTTCAAATGGAAAGATAGTCTTCTGGTGGAAGTGAATAGGATTAATAAATGCCGCTAA
- a CDS encoding T9SS type A sorting domain-containing protein, producing MLKVLFPFVLICFSFVGFAQPVINVDNVVDVTCFGDSDGAINVTITGGIAPYTYDWDNDGTGDFDDPEDLSGLTAGTYTLIVVDDLGTSDTLAITVNSPTELVLSITNASNESCAGADGSFQVTATGGTPSYLYSIDNNITQQASGLYTGLFAGIYEAITTDNNGCTDTVLVAISSDPPFSVSLTVTPESCTGAGDGAITTVTNGSPPVVFDWDTDGVGDFDDPQDLTGLSEGTYTLTAIDGNGCIDGGSVYVNVSTAGGVEFDVDSITPVDCNNNPVGEIFISNTLGTPPFTFDWDNDGTGDNDDTEDLTGLTAGSYNLLVEDGAGCQLSLNVVVPVDSPLEFTIDNTVDVHCNGTSNGSISISPVNGTAPYTYDWNNDGTGDFDDPQDLTAISAGSYQVIIQDNLGCLDTLNEIIYNAGDNGTYVQFAVDSIHHLNCFYDTTGAVYVSSILGTAPFLFDWSNDGTGDYDDTEDMENLGSGFITLNVEDAEGCNGQLFVVVNFDSNPQITSTLTDPSCWNSYDGVVDVEVYSALAPITYDWSFDGTGDYDDPQDLNNFPSGTYNLVVEDAAGCHDTASFVLDGGTVGQIADIGVLNDSLYAIGTGTYQWYNCDKDSIIDGATDSYFIVTTPGHYAVIIDDGNCPDTSNCAFITEVGSGIGFDENEQLTFKVYPNPANDYIQLDLSINSGEIEIRDIEGRMVMLHLVESKQSLISIDQLENGVYFVIWKNQDSVITERVVVSK from the coding sequence ATGCTAAAAGTTTTATTTCCTTTCGTCCTTATATGTTTTTCATTTGTAGGATTTGCGCAACCCGTTATTAATGTTGACAATGTAGTTGATGTCACTTGTTTTGGTGACAGTGATGGAGCCATTAATGTGACAATCACAGGCGGAATTGCACCTTATACCTATGATTGGGATAATGACGGAACAGGAGATTTTGACGACCCTGAAGATTTAAGCGGATTAACTGCCGGAACATACACTTTAATTGTGGTAGATGATCTTGGAACTTCTGACACATTGGCAATAACTGTAAACTCTCCAACTGAGTTAGTTTTAAGTATCACCAACGCATCTAACGAAAGTTGTGCGGGAGCAGATGGCTCTTTCCAGGTAACAGCAACAGGTGGAACTCCATCCTATTTGTATTCAATTGATAATAACATCACGCAGCAAGCCTCAGGTCTTTATACCGGACTTTTTGCAGGAATATATGAGGCAATCACTACAGATAATAATGGTTGTACTGATACGGTTTTAGTGGCTATTTCAAGTGATCCGCCTTTTAGCGTAAGTTTAACTGTTACACCTGAATCCTGTACAGGAGCTGGAGATGGTGCAATTACGACAGTAACCAATGGATCACCTCCGGTTGTGTTTGACTGGGATACTGATGGCGTCGGAGATTTTGATGACCCGCAAGATCTTACCGGTTTATCTGAAGGAACGTACACACTTACTGCCATTGATGGCAACGGTTGTATAGATGGTGGCAGTGTTTATGTCAACGTTTCTACAGCTGGTGGAGTTGAATTTGATGTAGACTCTATCACTCCTGTTGATTGCAATAACAATCCTGTTGGAGAAATCTTTATATCAAACACTTTAGGAACTCCCCCATTCACTTTTGATTGGGACAATGACGGTACCGGAGACAATGACGATACAGAAGATTTGACGGGACTTACTGCCGGATCTTATAACCTTTTGGTAGAAGATGGAGCAGGATGCCAACTAAGCCTAAATGTTGTAGTTCCTGTGGATAGTCCATTGGAGTTTACAATTGATAATACAGTAGATGTTCATTGTAATGGAACATCAAACGGAAGCATTTCTATTTCACCGGTTAACGGAACAGCTCCTTACACTTATGACTGGAACAATGACGGAACAGGAGATTTTGATGACCCACAGGATTTAACAGCTATTTCTGCCGGATCATATCAAGTGATTATTCAAGATAATTTAGGTTGCTTAGATACTTTGAATGAAATCATATATAATGCAGGAGACAATGGAACCTATGTACAGTTTGCTGTAGATTCAATTCATCATCTAAATTGTTTTTATGACACTACAGGAGCTGTATATGTGAGTTCAATTTTAGGAACTGCCCCTTTCCTATTTGACTGGAGCAATGATGGTACAGGAGATTATGATGACACGGAGGATATGGAAAATCTGGGTTCAGGATTTATTACCTTAAATGTTGAAGATGCTGAAGGTTGCAATGGACAATTATTCGTAGTTGTAAACTTTGATTCTAATCCGCAAATCACCTCAACATTAACCGATCCTTCTTGTTGGAACAGTTATGATGGTGTGGTAGATGTAGAAGTTTATTCTGCCTTAGCACCAATTACTTATGATTGGAGTTTTGATGGAACCGGAGATTATGATGACCCACAGGATTTGAACAATTTCCCTTCTGGCACTTACAATTTAGTGGTAGAAGATGCCGCAGGATGTCATGACACAGCCAGCTTTGTATTGGATGGTGGAACTGTAGGACAAATAGCAGATATTGGAGTTTTAAATGATTCGCTTTACGCTATAGGAACAGGAACATACCAATGGTATAACTGTGACAAAGACAGTATTATTGATGGAGCGACAGATAGCTATTTTATCGTAACAACTCCTGGGCATTATGCGGTGATTATTGACGACGGAAATTGTCCTGACACTTCAAATTGTGCTTTTATCACTGAAGTTGGATCAGGTATTGGATTTGATGAAAATGAGCAATTGACGTTCAAGGTTTATCCCAATCCTGCAAATGATTACATCCAACTTGATTTAAGCATTAATTCAGGTGAAATAGAAATCAGAGATATTGAAGGTAGAATGGTAATGCTCCATTTAGTTGAATCTAAGCAAAGTTTAATTTCTATTGATCAATTGGAAAACGGGGTATACTTTGTTATCTGGAAAAATCAAGATTCAGTGATTACTGAACGGGTTGTAGTGTCTAAGTAG
- a CDS encoding T9SS type A sorting domain-containing protein: MNKSVIIFLLCSLFVSLDGFSQYTIIPLDTFVTNGYPTVSYDIDNDSQDDITFHLEGYFDAVFMYADGHPDSIYFGYPVQTLGPAPFYNNLSINLASTTIGCYGWYALGGNMNNISYLHYYKKLSPTDSLFGYFITKPFEGSNTSSCIDDTLFIYKNVIANTINTPINPAEVCDFEITVSNTSCLPVCSGEISLSPIAGIAPYTYSWSNGETTTSIDSLCAGSYNVTVTDANGCVWDDSIYIDSVSAEFMFSLQGNTGAGCNTTILAIPTSGTLPFNYLWNTGATSSTLTGLCDAWYTLTLTDSNGCSFTDSILVDNDTSFATTANIVFPSNLSCEGPCTGSYDIWISGGIPPYTIQFTNGGTYTSNVAYFLADNICEGWSNYTITDSTGATVSNQIYINSLPDMTVNTIVTGTSCQNCNDGAVTILPSGGGAPYTFYLDGVISANGVYTGLSAGIYTICVQDNGQCNYCDTLTIPDPCTGSTLSISTTADTATCIGCNNGAVHGLASGGDAPYYYSIDGGITIQSIGDFYNLFAGNYTVCVTDSNNCTVCDTISVIEVPICSTYNLTISASSDSTSCQGCNDGTVTANAINAVGAAQYWMNGFPFNTSGIFNNVPPGNYQVCVMDSNGCMSCDSINVPFQNPCINSNLQLTLTTDSAYCSSCNDGAINATGIGGTPGYQYSLNAGPWQVGSSFISLPSGQYEVCVQDFNGCMFCDTITVYFGDPCLNTDLSISLIADSTLCSTCNDGVIYATSSGGGNPYLFSLNSGPWQTSGTFDNLTTGQYEVCVQDTYGCLSCDTITVNYGDPCLNSDLQINYTTDSSSCGSCSDGVIDAIASGGYGPYQYTLNNTVWVSSGMFTGLLPGNYQVCVEDNYMCYTCVDILVDSMWDCNSLNYSTTIQTTDVLCFGNCNGSAIITVDNSNGPFTINSSAQNISQLAPNQFVLDSLCSGNYSFELVDTNACSILDDFNISTPDSLYFTYNQSDTASCFNCNDAVVLLNLFGGNFPITVDWSSLGSMSNSQVATDLYGGTGLVCITDANNCEYCDSITVEYINDLGWVEDKNSVQMYPNPAKENITIESTVQINECIIYNASGKIISNFVPESNKFVLDLSDYSAGIYVFAVQSEHQIIKKKITVY; the protein is encoded by the coding sequence GTTCAAACTTTAGGACCTGCTCCTTTTTACAACAATTTAAGTATTAATCTTGCGTCCACTACAATAGGATGTTACGGATGGTATGCGTTAGGTGGCAATATGAATAACATTTCTTATCTGCATTACTACAAAAAACTTTCCCCAACTGATTCATTATTTGGATATTTCATAACTAAACCTTTTGAGGGTTCCAATACATCATCCTGTATTGATGATACGCTTTTTATCTATAAAAATGTAATCGCTAATACTATCAATACTCCTATCAATCCGGCTGAAGTATGTGATTTTGAAATTACAGTTTCCAATACCAGCTGTTTACCAGTCTGTTCAGGCGAAATTTCACTAAGTCCAATTGCAGGAATTGCTCCATATACTTACAGCTGGTCTAACGGCGAAACTACTACGTCAATTGATAGCTTGTGTGCTGGTTCATATAATGTTACTGTTACAGATGCAAATGGCTGTGTATGGGATGATTCAATCTACATTGACTCGGTAAGTGCAGAATTTATGTTCTCACTTCAAGGAAATACCGGAGCAGGTTGTAATACTACCATTTTGGCCATTCCCACAAGTGGAACTTTACCATTTAACTATCTATGGAATACAGGAGCTACAAGCAGCACATTGACTGGCTTATGTGATGCCTGGTATACACTTACTTTAACAGACAGCAATGGCTGCAGTTTTACTGATTCTATCTTAGTAGATAATGACACCTCTTTTGCTACAACAGCAAATATTGTATTTCCTTCTAACTTATCTTGTGAAGGTCCTTGTACCGGTTCATATGACATATGGATTAGTGGTGGAATTCCGCCTTACACCATACAGTTTACGAATGGTGGCACCTACACTTCCAATGTCGCTTATTTTTTGGCTGACAACATTTGTGAAGGTTGGAGCAATTACACCATAACAGACTCTACCGGGGCAACAGTTTCCAACCAAATTTATATAAACTCTTTACCAGATATGACTGTCAATACTATTGTAACTGGCACTTCATGTCAAAACTGCAATGATGGTGCAGTAACAATTTTACCTTCAGGTGGAGGAGCTCCTTACACCTTTTATCTTGATGGTGTGATAAGCGCTAATGGAGTTTATACAGGTTTAAGTGCTGGTATATATACTATATGTGTTCAAGATAACGGCCAATGTAATTATTGTGACACTCTTACTATTCCCGATCCATGCACAGGCTCAACACTTTCAATTAGCACAACTGCAGATACTGCTACATGCATTGGTTGCAACAACGGAGCCGTTCATGGGTTAGCTAGCGGTGGAGACGCACCATATTATTATTCAATAGATGGTGGAATTACAATACAAAGTATTGGAGATTTTTATAATCTTTTTGCAGGAAATTATACAGTTTGTGTAACTGACTCAAATAATTGTACTGTTTGTGATACCATTTCTGTAATTGAAGTTCCAATTTGCAGTACATATAATCTTACTATATCAGCATCATCAGATTCTACGTCTTGCCAAGGTTGTAATGATGGAACAGTAACTGCAAATGCCATCAATGCTGTAGGAGCCGCACAATATTGGATGAATGGATTTCCTTTCAATACAAGTGGGATTTTCAACAATGTTCCTCCCGGTAATTATCAAGTATGTGTAATGGATAGTAACGGATGCATGTCATGTGACTCCATTAACGTTCCTTTTCAAAATCCTTGCATTAATTCCAATCTACAATTGACATTAACTACTGACAGTGCCTATTGTTCTTCGTGTAATGATGGTGCAATAAATGCTACAGGAATAGGTGGCACACCAGGGTATCAATATTCTTTAAACGCTGGACCTTGGCAGGTAGGCAGTTCGTTTATAAGTTTACCATCCGGACAATATGAAGTTTGTGTTCAGGATTTCAATGGATGTATGTTTTGTGATACCATTACAGTTTATTTCGGAGATCCTTGTTTGAATACTGATTTAAGTATTTCATTAATTGCCGACAGTACTTTATGCAGCACTTGTAATGATGGTGTAATTTATGCTACTTCCAGTGGTGGAGGTAATCCGTACTTATTTTCTTTAAATTCAGGACCTTGGCAAACAAGTGGCACATTTGATAATTTAACTACAGGTCAATATGAAGTTTGCGTACAGGATACTTACGGATGTCTCAGCTGTGATACAATTACTGTAAATTATGGTGATCCTTGCTTAAATTCAGACTTACAAATCAATTATACTACAGATAGCTCATCCTGTGGAAGCTGCTCAGATGGTGTAATTGATGCCATTGCTTCAGGTGGTTATGGTCCATATCAATACACACTTAATAACACGGTATGGGTTTCATCAGGAATGTTTACCGGATTGCTTCCTGGAAACTATCAGGTTTGCGTTGAGGATAACTACATGTGCTACACATGTGTAGATATTTTAGTGGATTCAATGTGGGACTGTAACTCCCTAAACTATAGTACTACCATTCAAACAACTGATGTATTGTGTTTTGGCAATTGCAATGGAAGCGCTATCATTACAGTAGATAATTCCAACGGACCTTTTACCATTAATTCTTCAGCTCAAAACATCAGTCAACTTGCCCCAAATCAATTTGTACTGGATAGTTTATGCAGTGGAAATTACTCCTTTGAATTAGTGGATACAAATGCTTGTTCAATTCTAGATGATTTTAATATCTCAACACCAGATAGTCTTTATTTCACCTACAATCAATCTGACACTGCTAGTTGTTTCAATTGCAATGATGCAGTTGTTTTGTTAAACCTGTTCGGAGGCAACTTCCCTATTACAGTAGATTGGTCATCATTAGGCTCTATGTCAAATTCTCAAGTAGCAACTGATCTATATGGAGGAACCGGCTTAGTATGTATCACAGATGCTAACAACTGTGAATACTGTGATTCAATTACCGTTGAATACATTAATGATTTAGGATGGGTTGAAGATAAAAATAGTGTCCAAATGTATCCTAATCCGGCTAAAGAAAACATTACAATTGAAAGTACAGTGCAGATCAATGAATGCATAATTTATAATGCTTCAGGTAAGATAATTTCAAACTTTGTTCCTGAATCCAATAAATTTGTTCTTGATTTATCTGATTACTCAGCAGGTATATATGTTTTTGCAGTTCAAAGCGAACATCAAATTATCAAAAAGAAAATTACAGTTTATTAA